One window from the genome of Alosa alosa isolate M-15738 ecotype Scorff River chromosome 15, AALO_Geno_1.1, whole genome shotgun sequence encodes:
- the tsr1 gene encoding pre-rRNA-processing protein TSR1 homolog has protein sequence MAPSEDQQQAHRPGVFKQKNKTHKHGKHRTKGEIGRENKGRVAVMALTKKQRRESRKMDRRHKANQIRRNKKDMVLTEKRRLGSKDGPPHLVAVVALHADVDAAAVTRLLRAEGAGGLVRDDQGVSGAKDSFGMILPRFKQRFIFHRPDPSDLHSLLDVAKVADSLIFVCEPSAGWDSYGDYCLSCLFAQGLPSHALVCQGVAVKKRADCRRTLSKLVESRFPEARLFPLDSDQDATLLLRHLSSQRQRRLGFRSRRAHLLAQRVAFASSPTTGLGTLQVSGYIRGRPMQVNRLVHIVGHGDFQLSQIDAPEDPLPIQATAPRPAKKRGDVEMMMDGGDGGVVRVLMKADPAKRQSLQAEAEVDPMDGEQTWPTEEELQEADDEQKKRRVMKVPKGTSEYQAAWILNDEQENGDDCEDDDDDSVDDDDDDDEDDAEDMMEDGEEIDSQDAGSGCGSGDDEEEEEEELKSSDNGGVDQRYDEAIDPAEEQDGLKRYREARAHQMFPDEIDTPLDVSAKTRFQRYRGLKSFRTSPWDPLENLPLNYSRIFQFQSFERTRRRVLAESKEEEEGAMVGWYVTLHLLDVPPSVLESVQQGRPLVLISLLPHEQKMSVMHMVVRRHPSNTEPIKSKEELVFQCGFRRFRASPIFSQHTSADKHKMERFLRADAPTVVSVYAPISFPTAGVLLFKQRDNGMQDLVATGSLLSCDPQRVVLKRIVLSGHPFKINRRSAVVRYMFFNREDILWFKPVELRTKWGRRGHIKEALGTHGHMKCVFDSQLKSQDTVMMNLFKRVYPRWTYDPHVPLPLPWVKQEQEVDMSEIDME, from the exons ATGGCTCCGAGTGAAGATCAACAACAGGCACACCGGCCTGGAGTTTttaaacagaaaaataaaacacacaagcatggcAAGCATCGGACGAAAGGCGAAATTGGGCGGGAGAACAAAG GCCGTGTTGCAGTCATGGCACTTACTAAGAAACAGCGGAGAGAATCGAGAAAAATGGACCGAAGACACAAAGCGAACCAGATACGTCGGAATAAGAAGGATATG GTCCTGACAGAGAAACGGCGTTTGGGCAGCAAAGATGGACCCCCACATTTAGTGGCAGTCGTAGCACTTCATGCTGATGTGGATGCTGCAGCTGTGACACGGTTGCTCAGAGCAGAGGGGGCCGGTGGATTGGTAAGGGACGATCAGGGAGTGAGTGGGGCAAAGGACAGTTTTGGAATGATCCTCCCCCGATTTAAACAGAGGTTCATCTTTCACCGACCAGACCCAT CTGACCTTCACTCCCTCCTTGATGTGGCGAAAGTTGCAGACAGTCTCATCTTTGTATGTGAGCCTTCAGCTGGTTGGGACAGTTATGGAGATTACTGTCTGTCATGTCTATTTGCACAGGGATTGCCAAGCCATG CTCTGGTGTGTCAGGGAGTGGCTGTGAAGAAGCGCGCAGACTGTCGGCGGACGCTGTCCAAGCTGGTGGAGTCCCGCTTCCCCGAGGCGCGCCTCTTCCCGCTGGACTCAGACCAGGACGCCACGCTGCTGCTGCGGCACCTGAGCTCCCAGCGGCAGAGGCGGCTGGGCTTCCGTTCCCGCCGGGCGCACCTGCTAGCGCAGCGCGTGGCCTTCGCGTCCAGCCCCACAACAGGCCTGGGCACGCTGCAGGTGTCGGGCTACATACGCGGGCGGCCCATGCAGGTCAACAGGTTGGTGCACATCGTGGGCCACGGGGATTTCCAGCTGAGCCAGATCGACGCGCCCGAAGACCCGCTGCCCATCCAGGCTACAGCTCCACGCCCCGCTAAGAAAAGAGGAGACGTGGAGATGATGATG gaTGGTGGAGATGGGGGTGTGGTGCGGGTGCTGATGAAGGCTGACCCGGCCAAGAGGCAGAGTCTGCAGGCGGAAGCGGAGGTGGACCCCATGGATGGAGAACAGACATGGCCCActgaggaggagctgcaggaggccgatg ATGAGCAGAAGAAGAGACGGGTGATGAAGGTGCCCAAAGGGACCTCGGAGTACCAGGCTGCATGGATCCTCAACGACGAACAAGAGAACGGAGACGACTGTGAGGACGATGACGATGACAgcgttgatgatgatgatgatgatgatgaagatgacgcAGAAGACATgatggaggatggagaggagattGATTCTCAG GATGCTGGCTCAGGCTGTGGCTCCggagatgatgaggaggaggaggaagaagagctgAAGTCCTCGGATAACGGTGGGGTCGACCAGCGCTACGACGAGGCCATAGATCCGGCGGAGGAGCAAGATGGGTTGAAGCGGTACCGCGAGGCTCGGGCCCACCAGATGTTCCCCGACGAGATCGACACGCCTTTGGATGTCTCTGCCAAGACCAG gtttCAGCGTTACAGAGGATTGAAGAGTTTTCGTACGTCCCCCTGGGACCCTTTGGAGAATCTGCCGTTGAACTACTCGCGCATCTTCCAGTTCCAGAGCTTTGAACGTACGCGTCGCCGTGTGCTGGCAGAGAgcaaggaggaagaagagggtgCTATG GTGGGCTGGTATGTGACCCTGCATCTGCTGGACGTGCCTCCCTCTGTGCTGGAGAGTGTCCAGCAGGGCCGGCCGCTGGTGCTCATCTCCCTGCTGCCACATGAACAGAAG ATGTCGGTGATGCACATGGTGGTGCGGCGGCACCCCAGCAACACAGAGCCCATCAAGTCCAAAGAGGAGCTGGTGTTCCAGTGTGGGTTCCGTCGGTTCCGCGCCTCGCCCATCTTCTCCCAGCACACCTCTG ctgaCAAGCACAAGATGGAGCGCTTCCTCCGAGCCGACGCCCCCACGGTGGTGTCCGTGTACGCCCCCATCTCCTTCCCCACCGCGGGAGTCCTGCTCTTCAAACAGAGAGACAACG GTATGCAGGACCTGGTGGCCACAGGCAGCCTGCTGAGCTGCGACCCCCAGAGAGTGGTGCTGAAGAGGATCGTGCTGAGCGGTCACCCCTTCAAGATCAACCGCCGCTCCGCTGTCGTCCGCTACATGTTCTTCAACAGGg AGGACATCCTGTGGTTTAAGCCGGTGGAGCTGCGTACGAAGTGGGGCCGAAGAGGCCACATCAAGGAGGCTTTAG gtaCGCACGGGCacatgaagtgtgtgtttgacagccAGCTGAAGTCTCAGGATACCGTGATGATGAACCTCTTCAAGCGAGTGTACCCACGCTGGACCTATGACCCCCACGTGCCACTCCCCCTGCCCTGGGTCAAGCAGGAACAGGAAGTGGACATGAGCGAAATCGACATGGAGTAG